The segment GATTCGCATGTGGGCAATGCCAGTCCCAAAATGGGACTGCGGCAAGAGTGGATGAGGGGTCATCCACTGCCGAGCATACCTACGATCAATGCGCGCTAGTCTTCGAAAACAGCTGAATGACGGCGACGCCGGCAATAATCAGACCAATCCCAGCGCAAGCCGCCAGGTCCGGCACCTGCCGGTACAGCACCACCGCGATCAGCGATACCAGTACGATCCCGGCCCCGCTCCAGATCGCATAGGCAATTCCCACCGGCACTGTCCGCATCACCAGCATCAGCAAATAGAACGCCGCCACATAGCCGGTCACGACCAGCACGCTGGGGACCAGCCGCGTAAAGCCCTGCGACGCCTTCAGGCTGCTGGTGGCGATGACTTCGGCGACGATGGCGAGGGCGAGGAGCAGGTATCCGTTCATGGGAGCGTACAAGTGGGTGGGCCGAAACGGGCCGAAGCCGGCATCTTAGCGCTCCCGCATGTTGCGCCAAAGCCGCGTCCCTCCGTTGCGGTGGTTGTGCAAAGCGGTGATGGAGGATTGAATGTGGCTATAACGAAGAGAACAAGCGGGCGCATGGCCGGCCCGCGGCACAAGTCCTACAGGGCAGTCGCGGTAGTTGGCCCGACCAAGCCGGCACGAACCCCACGATGCCGGCGGCGGGCATGGGTAAGGGGAGCGGTATGCATCACAATGGCATCGACGGCACGTCCGCCGGGACGTCTTCGCAGCCGGGGGACGGGGGGCCCGCGCCGGACGCGAATCCGTGGCAGGACACCATCGCCGCGGCGGACCAAGCACTGGAAGAGGCTTCGCGCATCCAACGCGGCGTGCAGCACAACCTGAAGCTGTTGCAGGAGGTGCGGTCGCTGCGCGAAGAGTTGCGCAAGGCCCATGCGGAGGTCGATCGCTACCGGGGCATGCATGCCCGGGTGGTGGTCAGCATGCGTCAGCTGGACGAAGACCATGTGGGGGAAATGAGCCGGCTCCAGGCGGCGAACGAGATGCTGCAGGTGCGTCATCGCGTCTACAAGCTGATGGCCGAGCACTACGCGCGCGCGGCGTTGAACCTGGATCCGGAAACCTTCGCGGCCCATCGCGACCGCGTGCTGCAGCATGTCTTGTTCCAGCGCCGCAGGGGCGTGTCGTCCGACGATATCGGCTACGCGGACGTGGCTTTCCTGATGCTCTAGCGGCGATGCTCAGGCGGCGCGCCGGCGCAGCACGTGGAACGCCAGCATGCCGCCCACCACGCCCCAGAACGCGGAGCCGACACCCGCCAGGGTCATGCCGGACGCCGTGATCATGAAGGTCAGCAGCGCGGCTTCGCGCTCGGCCGGGATTTGCATGGCCACGGTCAGGCCGTTGGCGATCGAGCCCATCAGCGCGAACGCGGTCACGCCCACCACCAGCGCTTGCGGAAAGGCCGCAAACAGCGCCGCGATGCTGGCCGCCAGCGTGCCCGCGACCAGGTAGCCCACGCCGCAGACCACGGCCGCGGTATAGCGGCGGTTGCGGTCGGGGTCGGCCTGCGGGCCGGTGCAGATGGCGGCGGTGATCGCCGCCAGGTTGACGCCGTGCGAGCCGAACGGCGCCAGCAGGGCCGAGGTCAGGCCGGTGATCGAGATCAGGCGCGAGGCCGGCACGTGGTAGCCGTCGGCTTGCAGCACGGCCAGCCCGGGGATGTTCTGCGAGGCCAGCGCCACGATGAACAGCGGAACCGCCATGCTGACCAAGGCTGACAGCGAGAATGCCGGCGTGGTCCACACCGGCACCGCCAACGCCAGCCGCACGCCCGAGAAATCGAGCTGGCCGAGCACGCCGGCGACCACCGCCCCGGTCAGCAGCACCCCTGGCACCGCATAGGCCGGCCACAGGCGCCGCCCGAGCAGGTAGGCGGCGAACATCGCCAGCAGCAGCACGGTCTGGTGCTGCGCCTGCACGAACACATCCACGCTGATGCGGAACAGGATGCCGGCGAGCAGGGCTGACGCGATGCTGGCGGGCAGGGCGCGCATCAGCTTGTCGAACCACCCGGTCATGCCGGCCGCGGCCATCATCAGCCCGGCCAGCAGGAAGGCGCCGATGGCTTCCGCGTAGGGCACGCCGGGCAGGCTGGCGATCAGCAGCGCCGCGCCGGGCGTGGACCAAGCCACCACGATCGGCACGCGCAGCGCCAGCGACAGGCTGATGGTGGTGATCCCCATTCCCATCGACAGCGCCCAGATCCAGGACGAAATCTGGGCATCGGTCAGGTGGGCGGCGTGGCCGGCCTGGATCATCAGCACCAGCGAACTGGTATAGCCGGTGAGCGTGGCGACCAGCCCGGCGACCAGCGCGGACACGGACAGGTCGGACAATTTCAGCGAAGCGGTGGTCATGAAGGTGGCAGCAGGCCATTGGCACGGCCGACATCTTCGCATGAGTGCCTTGGTCGTACCAATTTGCCGCGGCGGCGTCCAGAAATCGCGGTTGACGGGGCTTTCCCTTACGGACTTTTCCGACTGGAGCGGGCAGGGGGGGCGTTGTTATGCTGGCTTCGTGCCTTGCGAGCAGGGCACCGAGGAGAGACTCTTGGGCCCGCAGTGCGCGGGCCCTTCTTTTTTGGGGCCAGCCTTGGCCCGGCCCCGGTCGTCTACAATGCGGGCTGCCGTGCCACGCCAGCCCTGGCTGCCAGGCCGTCCCTCCTTTCCCTCGTCGTCTCGTCTTTTTCCCATGGCCCTGTTTTCCATTACCGACGCCCAGCTTGCCTTCGGGCACGTGGCCCTGCTCGATCACACCGACTTTTCGCTGGAGGCCGGCGAGCGCGTGGGTTTGATCGGGCGCAACGGTTCGGGCAAGTCCTCGCTGCTGAAGATCGTGGCGGGGCTGTCGGCGCCCGACGACGGGCTGATCGCGCGCCAGAGCGGCGTGACCAGCGCCTACGTGCCGCAGGAGCCGCAGTTCGAGGCGGGCATCACCGTGTTCGACGCGGTCTCGCAGGGCATGGGCGATGCGCACGACTTGCTGGTGCGCTACGAGGCCGCCGCCGACCGCGTCGCCGAGAACCACGACGACGAAGCCGCGCTGGCCGAATTGCACCGGCTGCAGTCCGAGCTCGACGCCGCCGGCGCCTGGCAGCTGCGCACCCGCGTGGAAACCACGCTGGCGCGCCTGGGGCTGGATTCGCACACGCGCGTCGAGGCACTGTCCGGTGGCCTGCAGAAACGCGTGGCGCTGGCGCAGGCGCTGGTGGCCGAGCCCGACATCCTGCTGCTGGACGAGCCCACCAACCACCTCGATGTGGAAGCGATCCGCTGGCTGGAAGACCTGCTGCTGGGCTTCCGCGGCAGCGTGCTGCTGATCACCCACGACCGCGCCTTCCTCGACCGCGTCGCCACCCGCATCATCGAACTGGACCGCGGCCGGCTGGTGTCCTTCCCCGGCAACTTCGCCGCCTACCAGGCGCGCAAGGAAGAGATGCTTGCCGCCGAGCAGGTCGAGCAGGCCAAGTTCGACAAGCTGCTGGCGCAGGAAGAGGTGTGGATCCGCAAGGGGGTGGAGGCGCGCCGCACGCGCAGCGTGTCGCGCATCCAGCGCCTGGTGGCGATGCGCAACGAGCGCGCCGCGCGGCGCGAGGTGCAGGGCAATGTCAGGCTGGAGGTGTCGCAGGCCGACCGCTCCGGCAAGATCGTGGCCGAGCTGACCGACGTCAGCAAGGCCTACGGCGACAAGGTGGTGGTGCGCGACTTCACCGCCACCATCATGCGCGGCGACAAGGTCGGCCTGATCGGCCCCAACGGCGCCGGCAAGACCACGCTGCTGCGGCTGATCCTGGGCGAACTGGCGCCGGACAGCGGCACCGTGCGCAACGGCAGCAACCTGCAGGTGGCGTACTTCGACCAGATGCGCACCGCGCTGGACCTGGAGCGCTCGCTGGCCGACACCATCAGCCCGGGCAGCGACTGGGTCGAGGTCAACGGCCAGCGCAAGCATGTGATGAGCTACCTGGGCGACTTCCTGTTCGCGCCGGAGCGCGCGCGTTCGCCGGTCAAGTCGCTGTCTGGTGGCGAGCGCAACCGGCTGCTGCTGGCGCGCCTGTTTGCGCGCCCGGCCAATGTGCTGGTGCTGGACGAGCCGACCAACGATCTCGACATCGACACGCTGGAACTGTTGGAAGAACTGCTGCAGGACTATGGCGGCACCGTGTTCCTGGTCTCGCACGACCGCGCCTTCCTGGACAACGTGGTGACCTCGACCCTGGCCGCCGAGGGCGATGGCGTGTGGCGCGAGTCGGTGGGCGGGTATTCCGACTGGGTCGAGCAGTCGGCCCGCAGCGCGGCGCTGCAAGCGGCGCGCAAGCCGGAGCAGAAGGCGGCAGAGCCGGTGAAGGGCAAGGATTCGCGCGAAGCGCGCGGCGCCAATCGTACGGTCAAGCTGTCGTACAAGGAGCAGCGCGAACTGGACGGCCTGCCGGAGCGCATTGCCGCGCTGGAAACCGAGCAGAAGGTGATCTCGGCACAGCTCGCGGACGGCTCGCTCTATGTCAGCGATGCGCCCAAGGCCGCGCAGCTGGGCACGCGGCACGACGAGATCGAGATGGAACTGCTGGAAGCGCTGGAGCGCTGGGAAGTGCTGGAGGCGAAGTCGAAGGGCGAGGGGGCCTGAGGGTCAGGCAAGCCGACCCTCACCCGCACCAGGCCAACACCATGTTGGTCAGGTCGACCATGAACCCCGGCCGCAGGTAACCCACGAACCCAAGCGCCAGCACCCCGGCCAGCACCGCCAGCCCGGCTGCCTTCATCACGCGCGCCTGGGTCGTGCTCATCATGCCGCCGCCGGCTGCGCGCGCACCAGCGCCTGCTCGCGGATCGGCAGGTTCACCAGCGCGGCCACCACGCCCAGCGCGATCGCGATCAGCCACACGGTGTTGTAGCCGCCGGTGCGGTCGTAGAGGAAGCCGCCCAGCCAGGCACCCAGGAAACTGCCGATCTGGTGCGAGAAGAACACCACGCCCGATAGCATCGACAGGTATTTCACGCCGAACACCTGGGCGATGATGCCGTTGGTCAGCGGCACCGTGGACAGCCACAGGAAGCCCATGACCGCCGCGAACACCCAGGTGCTGGCCACCGTCAGCGGCAGCAGCAGGTAGCTGGCGATCACCACCGAGCGCGTCACGTAGATGGCGGACAGCAGGTAGCGCTTGGGCAGGCGCTGCCCCAGCGCACCCGCGGTATAGGTGCCGAATACATTGAACAGCCCGATCAGCGCCAGCGCCACGACGGCGACTTTTGGGTCGGTCAGGCCCTGGTCCTTCAGGTAGGGCGCCAGGTGCACGCCGATAAACACCACCTGGAAGCCGCACACGAAGTAGCCCAGCGTCAGCAGCTGGAAGTTGCGGTTGCCGAAGGCTTCGTGCACGGCCTGGCCGATGGTCTGGTGGTGGCCGCCGGTGTGGGCCGCTTCGCGCGGCTCGCGCAGCGTCAGCGCCAGCGGCAGCATCACGCAGGCCATCAACGCCATTACATAGAGGGCGTTCTGCCAGCCCAGCCCGGAGATCAGGCCCTGTTCCACCGGGATCATCAGGAACTGGCCGAAGGAGCCGGCCGCGGCGGCGATGCCCATGGCCCAGACCCGCTTCTCGGGGCTGGCCACACGGCCGATCACGCCGTAGACGATGCTGTAGGTGGTGCCGGACTGGGCGATGCCGATCATCACGCCGGCACCAGTGGCAAAGGCGGTGCCGCTGGTGGCCAGCGCCATCACCACCAGCCCGGCCACATACAGCGCCACGCCGACCAGCATGATGCGCAGCGCGCCGAACTTGTCGGCGAGCGCCCCGGCAAAGGGCTGGCTGGCGCCCCACATCAGGTTCTGCAGCGCCAGCGCGAAGGCGAAGGTCTCTCGGTTCCAGCCATGGGCCTGGGTGATCGGCAGGTTGAACAGGCCGAAGCCGTGCCGGATGCCCATTGAAAGGGTCACGAGCAGCCCACCGCACACAAGTACGGTGGTCAGGGAGAGTTGTCGGTTCTGCATGTCTTGGCTCGATGTGCGGCAGTCCCGCCGGGTAAGCGCGGTGCCGACAGGGATTGTGTGCTTGTTGTTGTCCATGCCGGGACGGCAATCGGGCTTGCCGGGGCCGGGTGCTGGCGAGTTTACTCCGGCTCGGGAAAACGCGTACGGCGCTGCCCGCGCTGCCGGCGCCCTGGCAAAAAGTGGCGGCGGCCCGGCAAAACCGGCGCCAGCGCGGGTCGGCAGGCCAAGCGCCTTTTTGGCGGGATTGCCGTCGCCCGCTTCCATTACAATGCAGTGCCCGGTGCCCCGGCGCGTGCACAGTTGTGCGCCTCATGGCAGCCGGGACCATCACTTTCGTAGCGACTCCATGGCGAGCAAAACCAGTCAGTACAGCGAATCTTCCATCCGGGTCCTGAAGGGCCTGGAGCCGGTCAAGCAGCGTCCCGGCATGTACACCCGGACCGACAACCCCCTGCATATCGTGCAGGAGGTGATCGACAACGCCTCGGACGAGGCCCTCGGCGGCCACGGCTCCGAGATCCTGGTGACCCTGCATCGCGACGGCAGCCTCAGCGTGGAAGACGACGGCCGCGGCATCCCGGTGGGCATCCACCCGGAAGAAGGCGTGCCGGTGGTCGAGATCGTCTTCACCCGGCTGCACGCCGGCGGCAAGTTCGACAAGGGCAAGGGCGGTGCCTATGCCTTCTCGGGCGGCCTGCACGGCGTGGGCGTGTCGGTGACCAATGCCTTGTCGACGCAGCTGGACGTGACCGTGTGGCGCGACAGCATGTGCTCGACGCTGACCTTCTCCGGCGGCGACGTGACCGTGCCGCTGGCCTCGCGCAAGATCGAGCGGGGCGAGAAGAAGAGCGGCACCCGCGTGCAGGTGTGGCCGGATGCCAGGTATTTCGACTCGGCCGCGATCCCGCTGGCCGAGCTGCAGCGCCTGCTGCGCAGCAAGGCGGTGCTGCTGCCCGGCGTCAAGGTCACGCTGGTGACCGAGAAGACCGGCGAGCGCCAGACCTGGCAGTACGACCAGGGCCTGAAGGGCTACCTGGTCGAGGCGCTGGCGCAGGGCAGCGGCGCGGAATTGGTGATCCCGATGTTCGAGGGCGAGCATTTTGCCGACCCCGACGCCAATCCCGGCGATGAAGGCTTTGCCGACGGCGAAGGCGCCTCCTGGGTGGTGGCCTGGACCGAAGACGGCGCGCCGGTGCGCGAGTCCTACGTCAACCTGATCCCGACGCCGGCCGGCGGCACGCATGAATCCGGCCTGCGCGAAGGGCTGTTCCAGGCGGTCAAGAGCTTTATCGAGATGCACGCGCTGCAGCCCAAGGGCGTCAAGCTGATGAGCGAAGACGTGTTTGCGCGCGCCTCGTTCGTGCTCTCGGCCAAGGTGCTGGACCCGCAGTTCCAGGGCCAGATCAAGGAACGCCTGAACAGCCGCGACGCGGTGCGGCTGGTCTCCACCTTCAGCCGTCCGGCGCTGGAGCTGTGGCTGAACCACCATGTCGAGTACGGCAAGAAGCTGGCCGAGCTGGTGATCCGCCAGGCCCAGGCGCGCACGCGCGCGGCGCAGAAGGTCGAAAAGAAAAAAGGCTCCGGCGTGGCGGTGCTGCCCGGCAAGCTGACCGATTGCGAGTCCACCGACGTGACCCGCAACGAACTGTTCCTGGTCGAGGGCGACTCGGCCGGCGGCTCGGCCAAGATGGGCCGCGACAAGGAGTTCCAGGCCATCCTGCCGCTGCGCGGCAAGGTGCTCAATACCTGGGAGACCGAGCGCGACCGTCTCTTTGCCAACAACGAGGTGCACGACATCGCGGTGGCGATCGGCGTGGACCCGCACGGCGCCAACGACGAGCCCGACCTGTCCAACCTGCGCTACGGCAAGATCTGCATCCTGTCCGACGCGGACGTGGACGGCGCGCATATCCAGGTGCTGCTGCTGACGTTGTTCTTCCGGCACTTCCCCAAGCTGATCGAGACCGGCAACGTCTTTGTGGCGCGTCCGCCGCTGTTCCGCGTCGATGCACCCGCGCGCGGCAAGAAACCGGCGCAGAAGCTGTACGCGCTGGACGAAGGCGAGCTGCTGGCCATCCAGGACAAGCTGCTCAAGGACGGCGTCAAGGAAAACTCGTGGCAGATTTCCCGCTTCAAGGGCCTGGGCGAAATGAGCGCCGAGCAGCTCTGGGAAACCACCATGAACCCCGACACGCGGCGCTTGCTGCCCGTGTCGCTGGGCGAATACGACCTGCCGCAGACCGTCGAGATGATGAATATGCTGATGGGCAAGGGCGAGGCCGCACAGCGCCGCAGCTGGCTGGAAGAGAAGGGCAACGAGGTCGAGGCCGATATCTGAGCGAAACCTGAGCGGAAAGCGGCGGCCGGTGATTGGGTAGATAATCCCCCAGTCTGCCTGGCCGTCATTCCCGACGGCCGCCAACGGACAGTAATCTGGAACGCACGATGACGACGAGAACTCCCGGCAAACCATGGCGCAAGGCGGCGGCAGCCGTCGTGGCGCTGGCCGGGCTCGCCTTCGTGCCGGCGGCGCATGCCGAGCTGTGGGGCTTTATCGATGCCGATGGCGTGGCGCACTTTGCCGACCAGAAGCTCGACGCGCGCTACAAGCTGTTCATGAAGGATGGCGGCAAGCTGGATACCGCGCGCCTGGCGGCGCGGCAGTCGCAGGCGGCCGCTGGCGCTGACATCGACCTGGAGCAGCACAAGCTGTACCGCTACGTCGTCAACCATCCCAATATCAAGACCGTCGAGCCGCTGATCCACCAGATCGCCGGCAAGCAGGATGTCGATCCCGCGCTGGTCAAGGCGGTGATGGCGGTCGAGTCGGGCTTCAACCCGGGCGCGGTGTCGCCCAAGGGCGCGATCGGCCTGATGCAGGTGATCCCCGACACCGGCGCGCGCTTTGGCGTGAACGCCGATGCGCGCCGAAGCATCGAGCAGAAGCTGGCCGATCCACGCACCAATATCACCGCGGGCGTGCGCTACCTGAGCTGGCTGATGCAGCTGTTCCCGAACAACCTGGAGCTGGTGCTGGCTGCCTATAACGCCGGCGAGGGCGCGGTGCAGCGCTACAACAACCGCATTCCGCCTTACCCGGAGACCCGGCAGTATGTCAGCACCGTGCTGCAGTTTTACCGGCTGTACCAGCCGCAGCAGGGCGCGGTGCTCAGGCGCGCCAGCGCCAGCGCGGACGGCCCGCGCGTGAAGATGGTCATCGGCGGGCGCCGCGCCATGCCCTGACCGGCATACCCGAACAACAAGCAACCCGGCGCGCCGGCAGTTCAACGTGGCGCGCCGAATTCTTGCCTACCCATGGAACAACAAGACATCACGTTTCAACCTGAAGAGCCGGCCGATTCGCTGACGCTGGCGCGCTACGCCGAGCGCGCCTACCTGGACTACGCCGTCAGCGTGGTCAAGGGCCGCGCGCTGCCCGAGGTGGCCGACGGCCAGAAGCCGGTGCAGCGCCGCATCCTGTTCGCGATGCACGAGATGGGCCTGCGCGCCGACGCCAAGCCGGTCAAGTCCGCGCGCGTGGTCGGCGATGTGCTGGGCAAGTTCCACCCGCATGGCGACCAGTCCGCCTACGACGCGCTGGTGCGCCTGGCGCAGGACTTCTCGCTGCGCTACCCGCTGATCGACGGCCAGGGCAACTTCGGCTCGCGCGATGGCGACGGCGCGGCGGCGATGCGCTACACCGAAGCGCGCCTGACGCCGATCTCGCGGCTGCTGCTCGATGAGATCGATGAAGGCACGGTCGATTTCGCCCCCAACTACGACGGCTCGATGCAGGAGCCCAGGCTGCTGCCGGCGCGGCTGCCGTTCGTGCTGCTCAACGGCGCCTCGGGCATCGCGGTGGGCATGGCGACCGAGATCCCGCCGCACAACCTGCGCGAAGTCGCAGCGGCCACCGTGGCGATGATCCGCAATCCCAATATCACGCTGGCCGAGCTGCTGGCGCTGATGCCGGGGCCGGACTACCCGGGCGGCGGCCAGATCATTTCGCCGGCGTCCGATATCGCCCAGATCTACGAGGGCGGCCGCGGCAGCCTGAAGGTGCGCGCGCGCTGGACCATCGAGGAGATGGCGCGCGGCCAGTGGCAGCTGGTGGTGACCGAGCTGCCGCCGAACACCTCGGCGCAGAAGGTGCTGGAAGAGATCGAGGAAATCACCAACCCCAAGATCAAGACCGGCAAGAAGGCGCTGACGCAGGACCAGCAGCAGCTCAAGGCCACCGTGCTGGCAGTGCTGGATGCGGTGCGCGACGAATCGGGCAAGGATGCGCCGGTGCGGCTGGTGTTCGAGCCCAAGAGCAAGAACGTCGGCCAGCAGGAGTTCATCCATACGCTGCTGGCGCATACCAGCCTGGAGTCGGGCGCGCCGATCAACCTGGTGATGATCGGCACCGACGGGCGCCCGCGCCAGAAGGGCCTGCGCGAGATCCTGTCGGAGTGGATCGCGTTCCGCTTCGACACCGTCACGCGCCGCACGCGCCACCGCCTGGGCAAGGTCGAGGACCGCATCCATATCCTCGAAGGCCGGATGCTGGTGCTGCTCAATATCGACGAGGTGATCCGCATCATCCGCGAGAGCGACGAGCCCAAGCCGGCGCTGATCGAGGCCTTCGGCCTGAGCGACCGCCAGGCCGAGGACATCCTCGAAATCCGGCTGCGCCAGCTGGCGCGCCTGGAAGCGATCCGGATCGAAAAGGAACTCAAGGAACTGCGCGAGGAGCAGGCCGACCTGGACGTGCTGCTCAAGTCCGAGACCATGATGCGCCGCCGCATCATCAAGGAGATCGAGACCGACGCCAAGCAGTACAGCCCGGAAGACAAGGACCCGCGCCGCACGCTGATCCAGGAAGAGCGCCGCGCCGCGGCCGAAGTGCGCGTGATCGACGAGCCGGTGACGGTGGTGATGTCGCAGAAGGGCTGGGTGCGCACGCGCCAGGGCCATGGCCACGACGCGCAGCAGTTCACCTTCAAGGCCGGCGACGCGCTCTACGGCACCTTCGAATGCCGTACCGTCGACGTGCTGCTGGTCTTCGGCACCAACGGCCGGGTCTATTCCGTGCCGGTCGCCAGCCTGCCTGGCGGGCGCGGCGACGGGGTGCCCATCACCACGCTGATCGAGCTGCAGTCCGGCAGCCAGGTCGCGCACACCTTTGCCGGCAGCGCGGAGCAGCGCATGCTGATCGCCACCGCGGGCGGCAATGGCTTCCAGACCAAGGTCGGCGATATGATCAGCCGGCAGAAGGGCGGCAAGTCGTTCCTGACGCTGGATGACGGCGACACGCCGCTGGCGCCGGCGCCGATCGGCGACGAGGCCACGCATGTGGCCTGCCTGTCCGGCAACGGCCGCCTGCTGCTGGTGGCGCTCGATGAAGTGAAGGTGCTGTCCGCCGGCGGGCGTGGCGTGATCCTGATCGAGCTGGAACCCAAGGAGAAGCTGCTGCAGGCGGTGGGCGTCGGCGCGCCGGGGCTGATGCTCTCGGGCGCGGGGCGCGGCGGCAAGCCGACCTCGCAGAAGCTGGCAGGCGTGGCCTTGCAGGCCTACGTCGGCAAGCGCGCGCGCAAGGGCAAGGCGATCGAGGCCAAGCTCAAGGAGCCGCGCATCGATCCGGTGCGCGTGGAGCCGCCGGCTGGCGGCAATTGATTAGCTGAATCGTCAGCCCAGGCGAATGTTTGCTCCCCTCTCCCGCAAGCGGGAGAGGGGAGCAAACCAGCGACTCAATCCACTCCCACAAATCCCCCGGTCTGATGCGCCCACAGCCGCGCATACAGCCCGCCGTGCGCCAGCAATTGCGCGTGCGTGCCGCTTTCCACGATATGGCCGTTGTCCAGCACCACCAGCCGGTCCATGCGCGCAATCGTCGACAGCCGGTGGGCGATGGCGATCACGGTCTTGCCCTGCATCAGCGTTTCCAGGCTTTCCTGGATTGCCGCTTCCACTTCCGAATCCAGGGCCGAGGTGGCTTCGTCCAGGATCAGGATCGGCGCATTCTTGAGCAGCACGCGCGCGATGGCAATGCGCTGGCGCTGTCCGCCTGACAGCTTCACGCCGCGCTCGCCGACCTGTGCCTCCAGCCCGGTATTGCCGTGGGCGTCGACCAGG is part of the Cupriavidus necator genome and harbors:
- a CDS encoding lytic transglycosylase domain-containing protein, which produces MTTRTPGKPWRKAAAAVVALAGLAFVPAAHAELWGFIDADGVAHFADQKLDARYKLFMKDGGKLDTARLAARQSQAAAGADIDLEQHKLYRYVVNHPNIKTVEPLIHQIAGKQDVDPALVKAVMAVESGFNPGAVSPKGAIGLMQVIPDTGARFGVNADARRSIEQKLADPRTNITAGVRYLSWLMQLFPNNLELVLAAYNAGEGAVQRYNNRIPPYPETRQYVSTVLQFYRLYQPQQGAVLRRASASADGPRVKMVIGGRRAMP
- a CDS encoding DMT family transporter; this encodes MNGYLLLALAIVAEVIATSSLKASQGFTRLVPSVLVVTGYVAAFYLLMLVMRTVPVGIAYAIWSGAGIVLVSLIAVVLYRQVPDLAACAGIGLIIAGVAVIQLFSKTSAH
- a CDS encoding benzoate/H(+) symporter BenE family transporter, yielding MTTASLKLSDLSVSALVAGLVATLTGYTSSLVLMIQAGHAAHLTDAQISSWIWALSMGMGITTISLSLALRVPIVVAWSTPGAALLIASLPGVPYAEAIGAFLLAGLMMAAAGMTGWFDKLMRALPASIASALLAGILFRISVDVFVQAQHQTVLLLAMFAAYLLGRRLWPAYAVPGVLLTGAVVAGVLGQLDFSGVRLALAVPVWTTPAFSLSALVSMAVPLFIVALASQNIPGLAVLQADGYHVPASRLISITGLTSALLAPFGSHGVNLAAITAAICTGPQADPDRNRRYTAAVVCGVGYLVAGTLAASIAALFAAFPQALVVGVTAFALMGSIANGLTVAMQIPAEREAALLTFMITASGMTLAGVGSAFWGVVGGMLAFHVLRRRAA
- a CDS encoding DNA topoisomerase IV subunit B, with protein sequence MASKTSQYSESSIRVLKGLEPVKQRPGMYTRTDNPLHIVQEVIDNASDEALGGHGSEILVTLHRDGSLSVEDDGRGIPVGIHPEEGVPVVEIVFTRLHAGGKFDKGKGGAYAFSGGLHGVGVSVTNALSTQLDVTVWRDSMCSTLTFSGGDVTVPLASRKIERGEKKSGTRVQVWPDARYFDSAAIPLAELQRLLRSKAVLLPGVKVTLVTEKTGERQTWQYDQGLKGYLVEALAQGSGAELVIPMFEGEHFADPDANPGDEGFADGEGASWVVAWTEDGAPVRESYVNLIPTPAGGTHESGLREGLFQAVKSFIEMHALQPKGVKLMSEDVFARASFVLSAKVLDPQFQGQIKERLNSRDAVRLVSTFSRPALELWLNHHVEYGKKLAELVIRQAQARTRAAQKVEKKKGSGVAVLPGKLTDCESTDVTRNELFLVEGDSAGGSAKMGRDKEFQAILPLRGKVLNTWETERDRLFANNEVHDIAVAIGVDPHGANDEPDLSNLRYGKICILSDADVDGAHIQVLLLTLFFRHFPKLIETGNVFVARPPLFRVDAPARGKKPAQKLYALDEGELLAIQDKLLKDGVKENSWQISRFKGLGEMSAEQLWETTMNPDTRRLLPVSLGEYDLPQTVEMMNMLMGKGEAAQRRSWLEEKGNEVEADI
- a CDS encoding MFS transporter, which gives rise to MQNRQLSLTTVLVCGGLLVTLSMGIRHGFGLFNLPITQAHGWNRETFAFALALQNLMWGASQPFAGALADKFGALRIMLVGVALYVAGLVVMALATSGTAFATGAGVMIGIAQSGTTYSIVYGVIGRVASPEKRVWAMGIAAAAGSFGQFLMIPVEQGLISGLGWQNALYVMALMACVMLPLALTLREPREAAHTGGHHQTIGQAVHEAFGNRNFQLLTLGYFVCGFQVVFIGVHLAPYLKDQGLTDPKVAVVALALIGLFNVFGTYTAGALGQRLPKRYLLSAIYVTRSVVIASYLLLPLTVASTWVFAAVMGFLWLSTVPLTNGIIAQVFGVKYLSMLSGVVFFSHQIGSFLGAWLGGFLYDRTGGYNTVWLIAIALGVVAALVNLPIREQALVRAQPAAA
- the parC gene encoding DNA topoisomerase IV subunit A, with amino-acid sequence MEQQDITFQPEEPADSLTLARYAERAYLDYAVSVVKGRALPEVADGQKPVQRRILFAMHEMGLRADAKPVKSARVVGDVLGKFHPHGDQSAYDALVRLAQDFSLRYPLIDGQGNFGSRDGDGAAAMRYTEARLTPISRLLLDEIDEGTVDFAPNYDGSMQEPRLLPARLPFVLLNGASGIAVGMATEIPPHNLREVAAATVAMIRNPNITLAELLALMPGPDYPGGGQIISPASDIAQIYEGGRGSLKVRARWTIEEMARGQWQLVVTELPPNTSAQKVLEEIEEITNPKIKTGKKALTQDQQQLKATVLAVLDAVRDESGKDAPVRLVFEPKSKNVGQQEFIHTLLAHTSLESGAPINLVMIGTDGRPRQKGLREILSEWIAFRFDTVTRRTRHRLGKVEDRIHILEGRMLVLLNIDEVIRIIRESDEPKPALIEAFGLSDRQAEDILEIRLRQLARLEAIRIEKELKELREEQADLDVLLKSETMMRRRIIKEIETDAKQYSPEDKDPRRTLIQEERRAAAEVRVIDEPVTVVMSQKGWVRTRQGHGHDAQQFTFKAGDALYGTFECRTVDVLLVFGTNGRVYSVPVASLPGGRGDGVPITTLIELQSGSQVAHTFAGSAEQRMLIATAGGNGFQTKVGDMISRQKGGKSFLTLDDGDTPLAPAPIGDEATHVACLSGNGRLLLVALDEVKVLSAGGRGVILIELEPKEKLLQAVGVGAPGLMLSGAGRGGKPTSQKLAGVALQAYVGKRARKGKAIEAKLKEPRIDPVRVEPPAGGN
- a CDS encoding ATP-binding cassette domain-containing protein, whose amino-acid sequence is MALFSITDAQLAFGHVALLDHTDFSLEAGERVGLIGRNGSGKSSLLKIVAGLSAPDDGLIARQSGVTSAYVPQEPQFEAGITVFDAVSQGMGDAHDLLVRYEAAADRVAENHDDEAALAELHRLQSELDAAGAWQLRTRVETTLARLGLDSHTRVEALSGGLQKRVALAQALVAEPDILLLDEPTNHLDVEAIRWLEDLLLGFRGSVLLITHDRAFLDRVATRIIELDRGRLVSFPGNFAAYQARKEEMLAAEQVEQAKFDKLLAQEEVWIRKGVEARRTRSVSRIQRLVAMRNERAARREVQGNVRLEVSQADRSGKIVAELTDVSKAYGDKVVVRDFTATIMRGDKVGLIGPNGAGKTTLLRLILGELAPDSGTVRNGSNLQVAYFDQMRTALDLERSLADTISPGSDWVEVNGQRKHVMSYLGDFLFAPERARSPVKSLSGGERNRLLLARLFARPANVLVLDEPTNDLDIDTLELLEELLQDYGGTVFLVSHDRAFLDNVVTSTLAAEGDGVWRESVGGYSDWVEQSARSAALQAARKPEQKAAEPVKGKDSREARGANRTVKLSYKEQRELDGLPERIAALETEQKVISAQLADGSLYVSDAPKAAQLGTRHDEIEMELLEALERWEVLEAKSKGEGA